In Humulus lupulus chromosome 6, drHumLupu1.1, whole genome shotgun sequence, a single genomic region encodes these proteins:
- the LOC133782702 gene encoding 2-alkenal reductase (NADP(+)-dependent)-like, which yields MEAINRYVTIKTQINGNLKESDFEIKSSTIVLSVQPGSNDVVLKNLYVSIDPYQINRLKSHSSSQNTSSYATAIAPGEVIDAYGVAKVVASGNAEFEKDDLVVGMINWGEYSMLKGDQYMLRKLDTMGFPLSHHVGIFAFSGLTAYAGLFEVGKPKKGEKVFVSAAAGSIGHLVGQYAKQFGCYVVGCAGRKEKVELLKEKLGFDDAFNYKDEPDFKSALKKYFPDGIDIYFDNVGAEMLEAAVANMNTFGRIAACGVISEYTDTNKRAAPNMLDIVYKRITMRGFLAADFFSIYPDFLSATVDHLRTGSLKTLEDISTGLESIPQAFLGLFHGANVGKKLVKLSDE from the exons ATGGAAGCAATAAACAGATATGTTACAATAAAGACTCAGATAAATGGGAATCTAAAAGAGTCAGACTTTGAGATTAAGTCTTCAACTATTGTTCTATCAGTACAACCCGGCTCAAACGATGTCGTTTTGAAAAATTTGTATGTGTCCATTGACCCATACCAGATAAACCGCTTGAAGAGTCACAGTTCCTCTCAGAACACATCTAGTTATGCAACAGCCATAGCTCCCGGCGAG GTTATCGATGCTTATGGGGTGGCAAAAGTTGTAGCTTCTGGGAATGCCGAGTTTGAAAAGGATGACTTGGTTGTGGGAATGATTAATTGGGGAGAGTATAGTATGTTGAAAGGAGATCAATACATGTTGAGGAAACTAGACACTATGGGGTTTCCATTGTCACACCATGTTGGAATATTTg CATTTAGTGGATTGACGGCTTATGCAGGGCTATTTGAAGTGGGGAAGCCTAAGAAGGGTGAGAAAGTGTTTGTCTCAGCAGCTGCTGGGTCAATAGGCCATTTGGTTGGACAATATGCTAAACAGTTCGGTTGTTATGTTGTTGGTTGTGCTGGAAGGAAAGAAAAG GTGGAATTGCTCAAAGAGAAGCTTGGTTTTGATGATGCATTCAACTACAAGGACGAGCCTGACTTCAAATCAGCTCTCAAAAA gtACTTCCCAGATGGAATAGATATCTACTTTGACAACGTGGGAGCTGAGATGCTAGAAGCAGCAGTGGCTAACATGAACACCTTTGGCCGAATTGCGGCTTGTGGAGTCATATCTGAGTACACAGACACAAACAAGAGAGCTGCGCCGAACATGCTGGACATTGTATACAAGAGAATCACGATGAGAGGGTTTTTGGCAGCTGATTTCTTTAGTATCTATCCGGATTTTCTTTCGGCTACAGTGGATCACCTTCGCACTGGCAGTCTTAAGACGCTTGAAGACATCTCAACTGGTTTGGAGAGCATTCCTCAAGCTTTTCTTGGACTCTTTCATGGTGCCAATGTTGGGAAGAAGTTGGTGAAACTGTCAGATGAATGA